The following are from one region of the Desulfurispira natronophila genome:
- a CDS encoding GatB/YqeY domain-containing protein: MSIKEQVNSDIKQAMRDKNKPALEALRFLMAAFKEYEVNNHKREEGLGDEEALQILQSSIKKRRDSIEQFSAAGRSDLVEKEQAGLAVIERYLPEQLGEDELRAIIQGAIEETGAQGPKGMGLVMKSVMPKVKGKADGGLINRLVKEALG; the protein is encoded by the coding sequence ATGTCCATCAAGGAACAGGTTAACAGTGATATAAAGCAGGCCATGCGCGACAAAAACAAGCCAGCTCTTGAAGCTCTGCGCTTTCTCATGGCAGCTTTCAAGGAGTACGAAGTGAATAACCATAAGCGAGAAGAGGGTCTTGGCGATGAAGAGGCTCTGCAGATTCTCCAATCTTCCATAAAGAAGCGGCGCGACTCCATTGAGCAGTTCAGTGCTGCAGGGCGCAGTGACTTGGTCGAAAAAGAGCAGGCTGGGCTGGCGGTTATTGAGCGCTACCTGCCGGAGCAACTGGGAGAAGATGAGTTGCGTGCAATCATCCAAGGCGCCATAGAAGAAACTGGCGCCCAGGGACCCAAAGGTATGGGGCTCGTAATGAAGTCCGTTATGCCCAAAGTAAAGGGCAAGGCTGATGGAGGGCTGATAAACCGGCTGGTCAAAGAGGCCCTGGGATGA
- a CDS encoding histidine triad nucleotide-binding protein, with translation MSDCIFCKIVAGSIPSNKVYEDDEVLAFHDINPTAPVHVLIIPKKHIATTLDFAPEEDDRLVGKLVTTATRLARELGIDQSGFRLVFNTHHDGGQEVYHVHLHLLGGREFTWPAG, from the coding sequence ATGAGTGATTGCATTTTCTGTAAAATTGTTGCCGGGAGCATTCCCAGTAACAAGGTTTACGAAGACGATGAGGTTCTGGCATTTCATGACATCAACCCTACAGCGCCGGTGCACGTACTGATTATCCCAAAGAAACATATTGCCACTACGCTGGACTTCGCACCTGAGGAAGACGACCGCTTGGTCGGGAAACTGGTTACTACCGCAACACGTCTGGCGCGGGAACTGGGTATTGACCAGTCCGGTTTTCGCCTTGTGTTTAATACCCACCATGATGGAGGGCAAGAAGTATATCATGTTCATCTTCACTTGTTGGGAGGCCGTGAGTTCACTTGGCCAGCGGGATAA
- a CDS encoding CvpA family protein: MTIGIIDVVVVAALLLAAAKGALSGFLRELFGLLIIVLSLVLAKAGYPRIIASFEGSLPPEVPTSIVATMAFIVAFLMVWATLNLVAMIGQRFIRFKESTGVGRALGAVLSSAKMLVVVSFVLAGFLYIPSNPMDLQGKVQQSSLGYPLAQMAPVLYHGFSAVLPAADGPSPFPDLSSLSSLMPDMERFQREADAVGAEDERMRNR, from the coding sequence ATGACTATCGGTATTATCGATGTTGTCGTAGTGGCAGCATTGTTATTGGCAGCTGCCAAAGGAGCATTGTCAGGATTCCTCAGGGAGTTGTTCGGGCTGCTGATTATTGTCCTCTCCCTGGTTCTGGCCAAAGCAGGATATCCTCGTATCATAGCTTCTTTTGAAGGCTCGTTACCTCCCGAGGTTCCCACTTCCATTGTGGCCACTATGGCCTTTATTGTAGCTTTTCTCATGGTGTGGGCCACTCTCAACCTGGTAGCCATGATAGGTCAGCGCTTTATCCGCTTCAAAGAGTCTACCGGCGTTGGCCGTGCCCTGGGGGCTGTCCTGTCCAGTGCAAAAATGCTGGTGGTGGTTTCATTTGTGCTGGCAGGCTTTCTCTACATCCCCAGCAACCCTATGGATCTGCAGGGCAAGGTGCAGCAAAGCAGCCTGGGGTACCCGCTGGCACAAATGGCGCCAGTGCTTTACCATGGGTTTTCTGCTGTGCTCCCTGCCGCTGATGGCCCTTCCCCTTTCCCGGATCTCTCCTCCCTGTCCAGTCTCATGCCAGATATGGAACGCTTTCAGCGGGAGGCTGATGCTGTGGGAGCCGAGGATGAGCGCATGAGGAATCGTTAA